One genomic window of Geodermatophilus sp. DSM 44513 includes the following:
- a CDS encoding LpqB family beta-propeller domain-containing protein, whose product MRVVSAAVLVALSTACSTVPTSSPTVQITQEPPRSDGPVGIEPDSPEPDATPEEVVRGFIEATASTVVTHPVAREHLAPEPAGSWADDAGITLLGADYATVTTDTGTVVVTGELVGRIDQRGGFTVGGEEVYRQEFRLEQVDGQWRISDPPDGLLMLQPDFQRLYERLDLYFLDPTGSRVVPDPRYLIDGDALPTVLVDRLLDGPSAVLAAGVRNALDDPALADARLGSAVEVSGPVVRVDLTGVADGPPALLAELSAQLVWTLGQLESVRSVEVLADGEPLALDGVPSVQTVDTWASLDPDAAPVDAVGHYLEAGALRRATDPPAPAPGPAGEGAYGLTSAAVATDPSTGGLTDMVGVTERDGQATLLAGPYGGDLTPVLSSGSLTVPTVAATREEFWLVRDGSTVVRLPTGGPPQAVNAVTLPGLGRVTALQLSPDGVRAAVVVEDGQRLGVHVGTVVRSDDDPVALRDWREVTPTVGQVTDVAWRTSGSLLLLAGDAGRERTVPYTVGVDGWDLAPVPTAGLPSQATRVAAAPGRPPLVSAGGAIWEWQAAGGTWVTLVRGQQPQPGTEPFYPV is encoded by the coding sequence GTGCGGGTGGTGTCCGCCGCGGTGCTGGTCGCGCTGTCGACGGCCTGCTCCACCGTCCCGACCAGTTCCCCGACGGTGCAGATCACCCAGGAGCCGCCGCGCTCGGACGGCCCGGTGGGCATCGAGCCGGACTCGCCCGAGCCGGACGCCACCCCCGAGGAGGTCGTCCGCGGCTTCATCGAGGCCACCGCCAGCACGGTGGTCACGCACCCGGTGGCCCGCGAGCACCTGGCCCCCGAACCGGCGGGCTCGTGGGCCGACGACGCGGGCATCACCCTGCTCGGTGCCGACTACGCCACCGTCACCACCGACACCGGCACCGTCGTGGTCACCGGCGAGCTCGTCGGCAGGATCGACCAGCGGGGTGGCTTCACCGTCGGGGGCGAGGAGGTCTACCGGCAGGAGTTCCGGCTCGAGCAGGTGGACGGCCAGTGGCGGATCAGCGACCCGCCCGACGGGCTGCTCATGCTCCAGCCGGACTTCCAGCGGCTCTACGAGCGGCTCGACCTGTACTTCCTCGACCCGACCGGCAGCCGCGTCGTCCCCGACCCGCGCTACCTGATCGACGGCGACGCGCTGCCGACCGTCCTGGTCGACCGGCTGCTCGACGGGCCGTCGGCGGTCCTGGCCGCCGGGGTCCGCAACGCGCTGGACGACCCGGCCCTGGCCGACGCCCGGCTGGGCAGCGCCGTGGAGGTTTCCGGGCCGGTGGTCCGGGTCGACCTGACCGGCGTCGCCGACGGGCCCCCGGCCCTGCTGGCCGAGCTGTCCGCCCAGCTGGTCTGGACGCTGGGCCAGCTGGAGTCGGTGCGGTCGGTGGAGGTCCTCGCCGACGGGGAGCCGCTGGCCCTCGACGGCGTGCCCTCGGTGCAGACCGTGGACACCTGGGCGTCGCTGGATCCCGACGCCGCCCCGGTCGACGCGGTCGGGCACTACCTGGAGGCAGGTGCACTTCGCCGGGCCACCGATCCGCCGGCGCCGGCCCCCGGGCCGGCCGGTGAGGGCGCCTACGGACTGACCAGCGCCGCGGTCGCCACGGACCCGAGCACCGGTGGGCTGACCGACATGGTCGGGGTCACCGAGCGGGACGGGCAGGCCACCCTGCTCGCCGGTCCCTACGGCGGCGACCTGACCCCGGTGCTGTCCAGCGGCTCGCTGACCGTGCCGACCGTGGCCGCCACCCGGGAGGAGTTCTGGCTGGTGCGCGACGGCTCGACCGTGGTGCGGCTCCCCACGGGTGGTCCGCCCCAGGCGGTCAACGCCGTCACCCTGCCCGGCCTGGGCCGGGTCACGGCGCTGCAGCTGTCCCCCGACGGCGTCCGCGCCGCGGTCGTCGTGGAGGACGGGCAGCGGCTGGGCGTGCACGTCGGCACGGTGGTGCGCTCCGACGACGACCCGGTGGCGCTGCGCGACTGGCGCGAGGTGACGCCCACCGTGGGCCAGGTGACCGACGTGGCGTGGCGGACGTCGGGCAGCCTGCTGCTGCTGGCCGGGGACGCCGGCCGGGAGCGGACCGTCCCGTACACGGTCGGCGTCGACGGCTGGGACCTCGCACCGGTGCCCACCGCCGGGCTGCCCAGCCAGGCCACCCGGGTGGCCGCCGCGCCCGGGCGCCCGCCGCTGGTCAGCGCCGGCGGCGCGATCTGGGAGTGGCAGGCCGCCGGGGGCACCTGGGTGACGCTGGTGCGCGGCCAGCAGCCGCAGCCGGGCACCGAGCCGTTCTACCCCGTCTAG
- the mtrB gene encoding MtrAB system histidine kinase MtrB — protein sequence MSTTRPAPSAPQAPLEPASPGLPPPATPPRPWPADLAAVRRAVRRRVRRARRLTRRAARQSAATWRSSLHVRIGLITMAVAGTVVVVVGLVLFSQIRTQLLNVKEQAAIDQAQAGVVYARSEVAGIAAGDGASVRATLERTVEQLQDRGGRAGDFEVVMVYRAGDSERTPAASQSGVFPAIPPELRADVASGGQWAQYAPVPDGSGRPVATFLVGAQVPTGAAGSDRIELYHAFPLDQEAESLSLIRGTVVISGIALTLFVVGIAVLVTRLVVDPVRQAAGTAQRLADGQLEERMAVRGEDDLARLATSFNAMADSLQRQITQLESLSQLQQRFTSDVSHELRTPLTTVQMAAEVLFDSREDFPPHVARSAELMHAELDRFESLLTDLLEISRYDAGAAVLDWEPADLGALVHRVTDGMAALAERHGCELVVTAPGYEVIAEVDARRVQRVLRNLVGNAIEHGTGRPVEVAWAANRTAAAVTVRDHGVGLSPAEAQHVFDRFWRADPSRVRTVGGSGLGLSISLEDARLHGGWLQVWGQPGVGAQFRLTLPLAAGSDLTSSPLPLRPVTLRRPGGGR from the coding sequence GTGAGCACCACCCGGCCGGCGCCGTCGGCGCCCCAGGCCCCACTCGAGCCCGCGTCCCCAGGGCTGCCCCCGCCCGCCACACCGCCGCGCCCGTGGCCGGCCGACCTGGCGGCGGTGCGCCGCGCGGTGCGCCGGCGGGTCCGGCGGGCGCGGCGGCTCACCCGGCGGGCGGCCCGGCAGTCGGCGGCCACCTGGCGCTCCTCGCTGCACGTCCGGATCGGCCTGATCACGATGGCCGTGGCCGGCACGGTCGTGGTGGTCGTCGGCCTGGTGCTGTTCAGTCAGATCCGCACCCAGCTGCTCAACGTCAAGGAGCAGGCGGCCATCGACCAGGCGCAGGCCGGGGTCGTCTACGCCCGCAGCGAGGTCGCGGGCATCGCCGCAGGCGACGGCGCGAGCGTGCGCGCCACCCTGGAGCGGACGGTCGAGCAGCTGCAGGACCGCGGCGGGCGGGCCGGCGACTTCGAGGTGGTGATGGTCTACCGGGCCGGTGACTCCGAACGCACCCCCGCGGCCAGCCAGAGCGGCGTCTTCCCGGCCATCCCCCCCGAGCTGCGCGCCGACGTGGCCTCCGGCGGGCAGTGGGCGCAGTACGCCCCGGTCCCCGACGGCAGCGGCCGGCCCGTGGCCACCTTCCTGGTCGGCGCGCAGGTGCCCACCGGTGCGGCGGGCTCCGACCGCATCGAGCTCTACCACGCCTTCCCGCTGGACCAGGAGGCGGAGAGCCTGTCGCTGATCCGCGGCACCGTGGTCATCAGCGGCATCGCGCTGACCCTGTTCGTCGTCGGGATCGCGGTGCTGGTGACCCGGCTGGTCGTCGACCCGGTGCGCCAGGCGGCCGGCACCGCCCAGCGGCTGGCCGACGGGCAGCTGGAGGAGCGGATGGCGGTGCGCGGCGAGGACGACCTCGCCCGGCTGGCGACCAGCTTCAACGCGATGGCCGACAGCCTGCAGCGCCAGATCACCCAGCTGGAGTCCCTGTCCCAGCTGCAGCAGCGGTTCACCTCCGACGTCTCCCACGAGCTGCGCACGCCGCTCACCACCGTGCAGATGGCCGCCGAGGTGCTCTTCGACTCCCGCGAGGACTTCCCGCCGCACGTCGCCCGCTCCGCGGAGCTCATGCACGCCGAGCTGGACCGGTTCGAGTCGCTGCTCACCGACCTGCTGGAGATCAGCCGGTACGACGCAGGGGCCGCCGTCCTGGACTGGGAGCCGGCCGACCTCGGCGCGCTGGTGCACCGGGTGACGGACGGGATGGCCGCGCTGGCCGAGCGGCACGGCTGCGAGCTGGTGGTGACCGCCCCCGGCTACGAGGTCATCGCCGAGGTCGACGCGCGCCGGGTGCAGCGGGTCCTGCGCAACCTGGTCGGCAACGCGATCGAGCACGGGACCGGCCGGCCCGTCGAGGTGGCCTGGGCGGCCAACCGGACGGCGGCCGCGGTCACCGTGCGCGACCACGGCGTGGGCCTGTCCCCGGCGGAGGCCCAGCACGTGTTCGACCGGTTCTGGCGCGCCGACCCCTCCCGGGTGCGCACCGTCGGCGGCAGCGGGCTGGGTCTGTCGATCAGCCTGGAGGACGCGCGGCTGCACGGCGGCTGGCTGCAGGTCTGGGGCCAGCCCGGGGTCGGCGCCCAGTTCCGCCTCACCCTGCCGCTGGCCGCCGGCAGCGACCTCACCAGCTCGCCGCTGCCCCTGCGGCCGGTGACCCTGCGGCGGCCGGGGGGCGGGCGGTGA
- the mtrA gene encoding MtrAB system response regulator MtrA: protein MPPTASQNGPSRGRVLVVDDDAALAEMLGIVLRREGYEPAFVSDGNRAVGAFQQTRPDIVLLDLMLPGRNGLQICQDIRTQSTVPIVMLTAKGDTIDVVQGLEAGADDYVTKPFKPVELVARVRAQLRRGETGQAESLAIGDVQIDVPAHQVTRDGVPIALTPLEFDLLVALARKPRQVFTRELLLEQVWGYRHAADTRLVNVHVQRLRAKIERDPEKPEIVLTVRGVGYKAGPS, encoded by the coding sequence GTGCCACCCACCGCGTCCCAGAACGGGCCCAGCCGCGGCCGAGTCCTGGTCGTCGATGACGACGCCGCCCTCGCCGAGATGCTCGGCATCGTCCTGCGGCGGGAGGGCTACGAGCCGGCCTTCGTCTCCGACGGCAACCGCGCGGTGGGCGCCTTCCAGCAGACCCGGCCCGACATCGTGCTGCTGGACCTCATGCTGCCCGGCCGCAACGGCCTGCAGATCTGCCAGGACATCCGCACCCAGTCCACCGTGCCGATCGTCATGCTCACCGCCAAGGGCGACACGATCGACGTCGTCCAGGGGCTGGAGGCCGGCGCCGACGACTACGTCACCAAGCCGTTCAAGCCGGTGGAGCTGGTCGCCCGGGTGCGCGCCCAGCTGCGCCGCGGGGAGACCGGGCAGGCCGAGAGCCTGGCCATCGGTGACGTGCAGATCGACGTCCCGGCCCACCAGGTCACCCGGGACGGCGTGCCGATCGCGCTCACGCCGCTGGAGTTCGACCTGCTGGTCGCCCTGGCCCGCAAGCCGCGTCAGGTGTTCACCCGCGAGCTGCTGCTGGAGCAGGTGTGGGGCTACCGGCACGCCGCGGACACCCGGCTGGTCAACGTCCACGTGCAGCGGCTGCGCGCCAAGATCGAGCGGGACCCCGAGAAGCCCGAGATCGTGCTGACCGTGCGGGGTGTGGGCTACAAGGCCGGGCCCTCGTGA
- the ahcY gene encoding adenosylhomocysteinase — MTASTETRVLTDGDFKVADLSLAGFGRKEITLAEHEMPGLMALRAEYGDAQPLAGARIAGSLHMTVQTAVLIETLTALGADVRWVSCNIFSTQDHAAAAIVVGDGTAEQPAGVPVFAWKGETLEEYWWCTQRLFEFRDADGGVVGPNMLLDDGGDATLLVHLGTRFEADGAVPDTTEADSEEYGVILDVLRGSLAADAGYWTRIGQGISGVTEETTTGVLRLYELARDGRLLFPAINVNDSVTKSKFDNLYGCRHSLIDGLNRATDVMIGGKVAVVCGYGDVGKGCADSLRGQGARVIVTEIDPINALQAAMHGYEVTTLDEVIGKADIIITATGNRDIISAEQLGQTKHQAIVGNIGHFDNEIDVAGLARTPGIERTTIKPQVDEWRFADGHTIILLSEGRLLNLGNATGHPSFVMSASFSNQVLAQIELWTNRAAYEGQTPGVTVLPKKLDEHVARLHLDALGVKLTELSKVQADYLGVPVEGPYKSDHYRY; from the coding sequence ATGACCGCCAGCACCGAGACCCGCGTCCTGACCGACGGCGACTTCAAGGTCGCCGACCTCTCCCTCGCCGGCTTCGGCCGCAAGGAGATCACCCTCGCCGAGCACGAGATGCCCGGCCTCATGGCCCTGCGCGCCGAGTACGGCGACGCCCAGCCGCTGGCCGGCGCCCGCATCGCCGGCTCGCTGCACATGACCGTGCAGACCGCCGTCCTCATCGAGACGCTGACCGCGCTGGGCGCCGACGTCCGCTGGGTCAGCTGCAACATCTTCTCCACCCAGGACCACGCCGCCGCCGCGATCGTCGTCGGGGACGGCACGGCCGAGCAGCCCGCCGGCGTCCCGGTGTTCGCCTGGAAGGGCGAGACGCTGGAGGAGTACTGGTGGTGCACCCAGCGGCTGTTCGAGTTCCGCGACGCCGACGGCGGGGTCGTCGGGCCGAACATGCTCCTGGACGACGGCGGCGACGCCACCCTGCTGGTGCACCTGGGCACCCGCTTCGAGGCCGACGGCGCCGTCCCGGACACCACCGAGGCCGACTCCGAGGAGTACGGCGTCATCCTCGACGTGCTGCGCGGCTCGCTGGCCGCCGACGCCGGCTACTGGACCCGCATCGGGCAGGGCATCTCCGGCGTCACCGAGGAGACCACCACCGGCGTCCTGCGGCTGTACGAACTCGCCCGCGACGGCCGGCTGCTGTTCCCGGCGATCAACGTCAACGACTCGGTCACCAAGAGCAAGTTCGACAACCTCTACGGCTGCCGGCACTCCCTCATCGACGGGCTCAACCGGGCCACCGACGTGATGATCGGCGGCAAGGTGGCCGTGGTCTGCGGCTACGGCGACGTGGGCAAGGGCTGCGCGGACTCGCTGCGCGGCCAGGGCGCGCGGGTGATCGTCACCGAGATCGACCCGATCAACGCGCTGCAGGCAGCCATGCACGGCTACGAGGTCACCACGCTGGACGAGGTGATCGGCAAGGCGGACATCATCATCACCGCCACCGGCAACCGCGACATCATCTCCGCCGAGCAGCTCGGGCAGACCAAGCACCAGGCGATCGTCGGCAACATCGGCCACTTCGACAACGAGATCGACGTGGCCGGCCTGGCCCGCACCCCCGGCATCGAGCGGACGACGATCAAGCCGCAGGTCGACGAGTGGCGCTTCGCCGACGGCCACACGATCATCCTGCTGTCCGAGGGCCGGCTGCTGAACCTCGGCAACGCCACCGGGCACCCCAGCTTCGTCATGAGCGCCTCGTTCTCCAACCAGGTGCTCGCCCAGATCGAGCTGTGGACCAACCGGGCCGCCTACGAGGGCCAGACCCCCGGCGTCACCGTGCTGCCCAAGAAGCTCGACGAGCACGTGGCCCGGCTGCACCTGGACGCACTGGGCGTCAAGCTCACCGAGCTGTCCAAGGTGCAGGCCGACTACCTCGGCGTCCCGGTCGAGGGTCCCTACAAGAGCGACCACTACCGCTACTGA
- a CDS encoding DUF1524 domain-containing protein — MPSRVGPVAGLAALLLVLTGCGLLPPAGEGGGSAATGVLDDAAADAAVAAAPAGSALAALAEVAVRGRAPRTGYERDLFGEGWLDTDRNGCDTRNDVLARDLTGEQFRSGSDCVVLAGTLADPYSGRTIEFRRGEGTSDDVQVDHVVALSDAWQKGAQGWDADRRAAFANDPLNLLAVDGPLNSQKRDADAATWLPPRAAYRCAYVARQVAVKAGYGLWTTRAERNAAATVLSGCPDEPLPGQVAVDPAPRPAPSAATSYADCAAVRAAGAAPLRRGEPGWRDAFDGDGDGVACE; from the coding sequence GTGCCCTCCCGCGTCGGTCCGGTCGCCGGCCTCGCCGCGCTGCTGCTCGTGCTGACCGGCTGCGGCCTGCTGCCGCCGGCGGGCGAGGGCGGGGGGAGTGCCGCGACCGGCGTCCTGGACGACGCCGCCGCCGACGCGGCGGTCGCGGCCGCACCCGCCGGGTCGGCGCTGGCCGCCCTCGCCGAGGTGGCGGTGCGGGGACGGGCGCCGCGCACCGGCTACGAGCGCGACCTGTTCGGCGAGGGCTGGCTGGACACCGACCGCAACGGCTGCGACACCCGCAACGACGTGCTGGCCCGCGACCTGACCGGCGAGCAGTTCCGATCCGGCAGCGACTGCGTGGTCCTCGCCGGCACCCTCGCCGACCCCTACTCCGGGCGCACCATCGAGTTCCGGCGCGGGGAGGGGACCAGCGACGACGTCCAGGTCGACCACGTCGTCGCGCTGTCCGACGCCTGGCAGAAGGGCGCGCAGGGCTGGGACGCCGACCGGCGCGCCGCCTTCGCCAACGACCCGCTCAACCTGCTCGCCGTCGACGGGCCGCTGAACTCCCAGAAGCGCGACGCCGACGCCGCGACCTGGCTGCCCCCGCGGGCGGCCTACCGCTGCGCCTACGTCGCCCGCCAGGTCGCGGTCAAGGCCGGCTACGGGCTGTGGACGACCCGGGCGGAGCGCAACGCCGCCGCCACCGTGCTGTCCGGCTGCCCCGACGAGCCGCTGCCCGGCCAGGTCGCGGTGGACCCGGCCCCCCGGCCCGCGCCGTCGGCGGCGACGTCCTACGCCGACTGCGCCGCCGTGCGGGCGGCCGGCGCGGCACCCCTCCGGCGCGGCGAGCCCGGCTGGCGGGACGCCTTCGACGGCGACGGGGACGGCGTGGCCTGCGAGTGA
- the manA gene encoding mannose-6-phosphate isomerase, class I, with translation MWPLTSAVRHYPWGSRTVIPELLGRPSPAAQPHAELWLGAHPDDPSVLADGRPLDRAIAEEPQRLLGAPVVDRFGPRLPFLLKVLAADRPLSLQAHPTMEQAAAGYAAEEAAGIPKDDPTRTFKDPWHKPELLLALSTFEALCGFRPVEESLHCLAKLQLPELKPTIAALARGGLRAAIPQLIALSGGRRTSLVEAVARRAAAFVAAHDPEFINTYRWAATLAETYPGDPGVVISLMCNHLKLAPGEAVFLPAGNLHAYLSGAGVEVMASSDNVLRGGLTSKHVDLAALIEVLDFTDGRIPVIHPVLGPGGLRYPVPVEDFDLTRVQLDDRTGTLTTAGPQVLLVTEGRAVLSAADGELALAKGESAFVPAGEPVTARGPALLYRSTTNLP, from the coding sequence ATGTGGCCCCTGACCAGCGCCGTCCGGCACTACCCGTGGGGGAGCCGCACGGTCATCCCCGAACTGCTCGGCCGGCCCAGCCCGGCCGCGCAGCCGCACGCGGAGCTGTGGCTGGGCGCGCACCCGGACGACCCCAGCGTGCTGGCCGACGGCCGGCCGCTGGACCGGGCGATCGCCGAGGAGCCCCAGCGGCTGCTCGGCGCGCCGGTGGTGGACCGCTTCGGGCCGCGGCTGCCCTTCCTGCTCAAGGTGCTCGCCGCCGACCGCCCGCTGTCGCTGCAGGCCCACCCCACGATGGAGCAGGCCGCCGCCGGTTACGCCGCCGAGGAGGCCGCCGGCATCCCCAAGGACGACCCGACGCGGACGTTCAAGGACCCGTGGCACAAGCCCGAGCTGCTGCTCGCGCTGAGCACCTTCGAGGCGCTGTGCGGCTTCCGGCCGGTCGAGGAGTCGTTGCACTGCCTGGCCAAGCTGCAGCTGCCCGAGCTCAAGCCGACCATCGCGGCACTGGCCCGCGGCGGGCTGCGCGCGGCCATCCCGCAGCTGATCGCCCTCTCCGGCGGGCGCCGCACCTCCCTGGTCGAGGCGGTCGCGCGGCGGGCGGCGGCCTTCGTCGCCGCCCACGACCCGGAGTTCATCAACACCTACCGCTGGGCGGCGACGCTGGCCGAGACCTACCCGGGTGACCCCGGCGTGGTCATCTCGCTGATGTGCAACCACCTCAAGCTGGCGCCCGGCGAGGCGGTGTTCCTGCCGGCGGGCAACCTGCACGCCTACCTCAGCGGGGCCGGCGTCGAGGTGATGGCCAGCTCGGACAACGTGCTGCGCGGCGGGCTGACCAGCAAGCACGTCGACCTGGCCGCGTTGATCGAGGTGCTCGACTTCACCGACGGCCGCATCCCGGTGATCCACCCGGTGCTCGGTCCCGGCGGGCTGCGCTACCCGGTGCCGGTCGAGGACTTCGACCTGACCCGGGTGCAGCTCGACGACCGGACCGGGACGCTCACCACGGCCGGCCCGCAGGTGCTGCTGGTCACCGAGGGCCGGGCGGTGCTGTCGGCGGCCGACGGCGAGCTGGCCCTGGCGAAGGGGGAGTCGGCGTTCGTCCCCGCGGGGGAGCCGGTCACCGCGCGCGGCCCCGCGCTGCTCTACCGCAGCACCACCAACCTGCCCTGA
- a CDS encoding SIS domain-containing protein, with protein sequence MTSPELAEEVLDDLQLLRARDPRGLLPAVAGAGAQVRETARLTEEAGLARVTAGGRPRGLVIVARREGAVAAQVLRALLGPASPVTVDVVPGPDLPVWTGPSDIAVVATRTGAGRYAVTPAYEAARRGVTLLGIGAEDAPLRAACSTARAPYVPLPRSRVRHSTLWSLLTPLLQLGVGLELLAEDAADLEAIAAALDEVATECGPTRESFVNPAKTLALELLDALPVIAAEGPLAGTAATRIADQLATLAGLPVTTFRMPDQRVAACAVLRGPLAPEGGEGDFFRDRAEDVGRRLRLITIRDADAGEHDGAGEREPRSAREALSEALRSAAAANVPVSGLAEHGDRQRYGRLPRLARQLAVADFTAAYLALALDTERSAPG encoded by the coding sequence GTGACCTCCCCCGAGCTGGCCGAGGAGGTCCTCGACGACCTGCAGCTGCTGCGTGCCCGCGACCCGCGCGGCCTGCTGCCCGCGGTCGCCGGCGCCGGGGCGCAGGTGCGGGAGACCGCCCGGCTCACCGAGGAGGCCGGCCTGGCGCGGGTCACCGCCGGGGGCCGCCCGCGCGGGCTGGTCATCGTCGCCCGCCGGGAGGGGGCGGTGGCCGCCCAGGTGCTGCGGGCGCTGCTCGGGCCGGCCAGCCCGGTCACCGTGGACGTCGTCCCGGGGCCGGACCTGCCGGTGTGGACCGGGCCCAGCGACATCGCCGTCGTCGCCACCCGCACCGGCGCCGGCCGCTACGCCGTCACCCCGGCCTACGAGGCGGCCCGCCGCGGGGTGACGCTGCTGGGCATCGGCGCCGAGGACGCGCCGCTGCGCGCGGCGTGCTCCACCGCCCGCGCCCCCTACGTCCCGCTGCCGCGGTCGCGGGTGCGGCACTCCACCCTGTGGTCGCTGCTCACCCCGCTGCTGCAGCTCGGCGTGGGCCTGGAGCTGCTGGCCGAGGACGCCGCCGACCTGGAGGCGATCGCCGCCGCCCTCGACGAGGTGGCCACCGAGTGCGGGCCGACGCGGGAGTCCTTCGTCAACCCGGCCAAGACGCTGGCCCTGGAGCTGCTCGACGCGCTCCCGGTGATCGCCGCCGAGGGGCCGCTGGCCGGCACCGCGGCCACCCGGATCGCCGACCAGCTGGCGACGCTGGCCGGGCTGCCGGTCACCACGTTCCGGATGCCCGACCAGCGGGTGGCCGCCTGCGCCGTCCTGCGCGGCCCGCTGGCCCCCGAGGGCGGGGAGGGCGACTTCTTCCGCGACCGCGCCGAGGACGTCGGCCGGCGGCTGCGGCTGATCACCATCCGGGACGCCGACGCCGGCGAGCACGACGGCGCCGGGGAGCGCGAGCCCCGCTCGGCCCGCGAGGCGCTGTCGGAGGCCCTGCGCAGCGCGGCGGCGGCGAACGTGCCGGTCAGCGGGCTCGCCGAGCACGGCGACCGGCAGCGGTACGGCCGGCTGCCCCGACTGGCCCGCCAGCTGGCCGTCGCGGACTTCACCGCCGCCTACCTGGCGCTGGCCCTGGACACCGAGCGGTCCGCGCCGGGGTGA
- a CDS encoding Trm112 family protein, whose translation MTTGPSTGPGPLGLDPVLLEILACPDTHHSPLTVDEAASELVCTTCDRAFPVRDGIPVLLLDEARRRGAGS comes from the coding sequence ATGACCACTGGTCCGTCGACGGGGCCGGGCCCGCTGGGCCTGGACCCCGTGCTGCTGGAGATCCTCGCCTGCCCCGACACCCACCACAGCCCGCTGACGGTGGACGAGGCGGCCAGCGAGCTGGTCTGCACCACCTGCGACCGGGCGTTCCCGGTGCGCGACGGCATCCCGGTGCTGCTGCTGGACGAGGCCCGGCGGCGGGGGGCGGGCTCGTGA
- a CDS encoding phosphomannomutase/phosphoglucomutase produces the protein MPDLSRIIKAYDVRGVVPDEWDEAVARRIGAAFAELVWQESGATAVVTAHDMRDSSVPLSRAFAEGALSRGVDVLEAGLGSTDLLYYASGSLGVPGAMFTASHNPARYNGIKLCRAGATPVGQDTGLATVREWAERDGYDRAPGRTATVGSRDLLAGYAAHLRSLVDLSAIRPLRVVVDAGNGMGGHTVPVVLDGLPLEVLPLYFELDGTFPNHEANPLDPANLVDLQAEVRRTGADVGLAFDGDADRVFVVDERGEPVSPSAVTALVAVRELAKGRGTTVIHNLITSRAVPEIVREHGGTPVRTRVGHSFIKAEMARTDAVFGGEHSAHYYFRDFWRADTGMLAAMHVLAALGEQGRPLSELTAGYSRYAASGEVNSTIADAADRTAAVREAFEREDGVTVDDLDGLTVELPDGSWFNLRASNTEPLLRLNVEAPDVARMTDLRDRVLGMVRA, from the coding sequence GTGCCGGACCTGTCGAGGATCATCAAGGCCTACGACGTCCGCGGCGTCGTCCCCGACGAGTGGGACGAGGCGGTCGCCCGCCGGATCGGCGCCGCCTTCGCCGAGCTGGTCTGGCAGGAGAGCGGTGCGACCGCGGTCGTGACCGCCCACGACATGCGCGACTCCTCGGTGCCCCTGTCCCGGGCCTTCGCCGAGGGTGCCCTGTCCCGCGGCGTCGACGTCCTGGAGGCCGGTCTCGGCTCCACCGACCTGCTGTACTACGCCTCCGGCTCGCTCGGCGTCCCCGGGGCGATGTTCACCGCCAGCCACAACCCGGCCCGGTACAACGGCATCAAGCTGTGCCGCGCCGGCGCGACGCCGGTGGGCCAGGACACCGGCCTGGCCACCGTCCGCGAGTGGGCCGAGCGCGACGGCTACGACCGCGCCCCCGGGCGGACGGCGACGGTCGGCTCGCGCGACCTGCTCGCCGGCTACGCCGCGCACCTGCGCTCGCTGGTCGACCTGTCCGCGATCCGGCCGCTGCGGGTGGTCGTCGACGCCGGCAACGGCATGGGCGGGCACACCGTCCCGGTGGTCCTCGACGGCCTGCCGCTGGAGGTCCTGCCGCTGTACTTCGAGCTCGACGGCACCTTCCCCAACCACGAGGCCAACCCCCTGGACCCGGCCAACCTGGTCGACCTGCAGGCCGAGGTGCGCCGCACCGGCGCCGACGTCGGGCTGGCCTTCGACGGCGACGCCGACCGGGTCTTCGTCGTCGACGAGCGCGGCGAGCCGGTCAGCCCCTCGGCGGTCACCGCGCTGGTCGCCGTCCGCGAGCTGGCCAAGGGCCGGGGGACGACGGTCATCCACAACCTGATCACCTCCCGCGCGGTGCCCGAGATCGTCCGCGAGCACGGCGGCACCCCGGTGCGCACCCGCGTCGGGCACTCCTTCATCAAGGCCGAGATGGCCCGCACCGACGCCGTCTTCGGCGGGGAGCACTCCGCGCACTACTACTTCCGCGACTTCTGGCGGGCCGACACCGGCATGCTCGCCGCCATGCACGTGCTGGCCGCGCTGGGCGAGCAGGGCCGGCCGCTGTCGGAGCTGACCGCCGGCTACTCCCGCTACGCCGCCTCCGGGGAGGTCAACTCCACCATCGCCGACGCGGCGGACCGGACGGCGGCCGTCCGCGAGGCCTTCGAGCGGGAGGACGGCGTGACGGTCGACGACCTGGACGGGCTGACCGTCGAGCTGCCCGACGGCTCGTGGTTCAACCTGCGGGCCAGCAACACCGAGCCGCTGCTGCGGCTCAACGTCGAGGCGCCGGACGTGGCGCGGATGACCGACCTGCGGGACCGAGTGCTGGGGATGGTGCGCGCATGA